The Pseudomonas cucumis sequence GATAGGCGAGCGGCTCGCGGCGCCCGTCATAGCGGTTCAGCACGGAAAGGCCGTCGCCGTCGGTGAAGATGGCCAGTTGTGCGGGCGGTTCCTGCGTCGCGTTGAGGCTTAGGCCCGGCGCGTGGCGCAAGGGAATGGTCGGGCTGTCGACGACCGTGAGCAAGCCCAGCGGACTCCAGGTCTGGGCGATTGCGCGCGCATCCTTAATACGCAGCGTCTGGCTCAGCTCCTTGTACTCGGAGGGCGACAGGGCGATCCAGCGTGCGGGCACGCCGGCCGGCACCGCGACCGCCGCCACCAGCAGCAATGGCGCGAGCCAGTGTCTATGCCCCGTGCAAGCCATGCCGGCCAGCGCCCCGGCGGCGATGCCGGTGCCGCCCAGCAGCCGCAGCGCATCGACAGGCGTCAGGGCGAAGAGCGCGGCGATGATCGCCAGGCTGCCCATGCCAGCGCCGAGAATGTCGAAGGCGTAGATCCGATGAATCTGTTCCTGATAGCAGGTGAAGGTCAGGCAGATGCACACCGCAGCGCAGAAGAACGGCACGAACAGCAGCAGGTAGATCATCAGCAGGCGCGCCGACTGCCGCGGGTCCCAGAGGATCTCGAGGGGATTGAACGGAACCTGCTGGGCCAGGCTGAAGCAGGCGATGGCACTCAGCCCGAACAGCACCGCCCCGCCGATGAACACGCCGTGGAAGCGCGGCGCCAGCACAGGCCGCGCCAGCGCCACGGCGGTGCCGGCAGCGCCGTAGCCGAGCAGCGCGACGCTGATCATCATGTAGGCGAAATGGTGCCACTGGATGATCGAAAGCAGTCGCAGCAGCAGCACCTCATAGCCGAGCGCGGAGGCAGACAGCAGCGCCAGGGCGAGCAAGGGCGGCGAATGCATGCTCAACCGCCTTCGACCAGCGGCACGAAGCGCACAGGCAGCACCTGTCGGGTGGACAGACTGCCATCGCCGGCCTTCTCAATCAGCAGCAGGTACTGGATCATGAACGATGCGCCGACCGGGATTACCATCCGTCCGCCGGCCTTGAGCTGGGCGATCAGTGGCGGCGGAACATGGCTGGCCGCGGCGGTGACGAGGATGGCGTCGTAAGGCCCGTGCTCGGGCCAGCCGTGGTAGCCATCGCCCAGTCGGGCCTGCACCTTCACATATCCCAGTCGGCCCAGGCGCTCCTCGGCCTGCACTGCCAGCGGCTCGATGATCTCCATCGTGTAGACCGCCTGCGCCAGCTCGGCGAGGATCGCCGCCTGGTAGCCCGAGCCAGTGCCGATCTCGAGTACCACGTCGCCGGGCCCGACCTGCGCCAGGTCGGTCATCAGGGCGACGATGTAGGGCTGGGAGATGGTCTGGCCGTAGCCGATCGGCAGCGGGCGGTTCTCGTAGGCGTAGGGCACCTCGTCGGGCGGGACGAACTTATGGCGTGGCACTTTGGCCATCGCGGCCATCACCGGCGCGGCAAACTCGACCCCGCCGGTTTCGTCGCGGGTGACGGACGACATG is a genomic window containing:
- a CDS encoding protein-L-isoaspartate(D-aspartate) O-methyltransferase, whose product is MKPVMLVTRILAPVIALALASAGLYADDPFAPLRDAMVREIANMSSVTRDETGGVEFAAPVMAAMAKVPRHKFVPPDEVPYAYENRPLPIGYGQTISQPYIVALMTDLAQVGPGDVVLEIGTGSGYQAAILAELAQAVYTMEIIEPLAVQAEERLGRLGYVKVQARLGDGYHGWPEHGPYDAILVTAAASHVPPPLIAQLKAGGRMVIPVGASFMIQYLLLIEKAGDGSLSTRQVLPVRFVPLVEGG